Part of the Ruegeria sp. AD91A genome, GCGATCGGAGCCGCGATCACCGGTCTTATCCTCGTCATCCCCGGAATGACAATGTCGTTGCATGTTCTCGCGCTGATCTTCGCAGTGCTTTCGTTGATCGCATGGCTTGTCCTGCGCAAGCTCTTCGCCTTGCCGCACGGCCAGGTCAAAACCTTCACCCATGACATCAATGACTAAGACATAGTGACGCTCACCCGAGCGTCACTCCCCTACTGGACGCTGTTGCAGGTATTCCCTATATAATCACTCAGGCAACTGACCCGAGGCAAAGATGACTCACCCGAGCGAACAGTTTGAAGGCACCCCGCTTATTGCGCCGTCAACGATTGAACACCCGCTTTACGAGGCCGTGGTCGAAGCGTGCCGCACAGTTTATGACCCTGAAATTCCGGTCAACATCTACGACCTGGGCCTGATCTATACGATTGACATTGCTGCGGACAACGCAGTGAAGGTCATCATGACCCTTACGGCGCCCGGATGTCCGGTCGCGGGCGACATGCCCGGCTGGATTGTCGAGGCAATCGAACCCGTTGCAGGTGTCAAAGAAGTTGATGTCGAACTGACATGGGAGCCGCCCTGGGGCATGGAGATGATGTCGGATGAGGCCCGTCTGGAACTGGGCTTTATGTAGAACCCAGGCACTTCATTTCAGCCAACTGTCACGAAACATTAGTATTTTCGTCACGCATTCGTGCAGCACCT contains:
- a CDS encoding NfeD family protein, producing the protein MADPFWLTWWIWLAAALALGILEIVLPGFIFLGFAIGAAITGLILVIPGMTMSLHVLALIFAVLSLIAWLVLRKLFALPHGQVKTFTHDIND
- a CDS encoding SUF system Fe-S cluster assembly protein, whose protein sequence is MTHPSEQFEGTPLIAPSTIEHPLYEAVVEACRTVYDPEIPVNIYDLGLIYTIDIAADNAVKVIMTLTAPGCPVAGDMPGWIVEAIEPVAGVKEVDVELTWEPPWGMEMMSDEARLELGFM